In Alphaproteobacteria bacterium HT1-32, the sequence AAGTTGATGAGCTTACCGGGCGGGTGAACTGGCTGAATACCCTGACCGACGCCCATCCTTTTCTGCCGGTGATGAATCGACGGTCCTTTATTGGCAAGCTTAGCCGTGTTCTGGATGTGGTCAGACAGTCCGGCGGTTCCAACAGTCTGCTCTATATCGATGTGACAGGTGTCGAACAGGTTCGCCGTGAGTTCGGCCATGTGGCGGAAGAAGGGGTGTTGAAGCAGGTTTCAGAAATTCTGATGGAACCTCTTACCCCCGCGGACATTATCGGAAACCTGGGTGGATATGCCTTCGGGCTGGTTATTTTTGGTTCGGGGCAGACAGGAGCAGATGCCTATCTCTCACGTGTGAAAGAGATGATGGCTGCAACTCAGTTTCAGTTTGAAGGCCATAATCTGTCACTGAACATCAATGTCGGGACGACCATTATCACCGCATCTGATAGCCCTGAATCAGTGCTGGATGCGGCGGACAAGAACCGAAGGTCAGGCGATAATGTCAGGGAGTAACTGTTTTTCGATCCAGGAAATCTGATCTTTCAGATGCAGTTTTCGTTTTTTGAGACGCTGCATCTGTAACCGGTCAGCCGGTCCGTCGCGCTCAATCCTGCGGATTACGTCATCAAGGTCTCGATGTTCTGACTGCAATTCTGCCAGCCGTACGGCGAGCGTTTCCTCATCATTGGCTGGTTTTTCTGACACGCGGATCGCACCCTTTGTTTTCTTAAGCCCAATGATACCATATCTGCGTTTGAAAACAGCAGTTTCAGTCGCTTGATTTCAGGTAAATGCCACGGTGAGGCAAGGTGATGGATAACCCATTCTGGGATTTTTCGCTAAGGGTTTATGGGCAGGCAGAAGTTCCTGCTGCCTGTCTGCGAATTCAGGCCGCATTTGGCGCAGATGTGAATATTCTGTTGTATCTGTGCTGGCTTGCTGCCCGTGGCATCGCGGTTTCGGACACAGATATCGAAGCTGTCGTTACAGCATCCGGCCGCTGGCACCGCGAGGTTGTTATACCGTTGCGTCAGATTCGCACTAAACTGAAATCAGACAGTCTGGGGGCAGAGGCAACAGAGGCAGAGTCGTTCCGGTCATCGGTAAAGCGGCTTGAACTGACCGCCGAGCAGCATGAACAGGATCTGCTCTATGGCCTCGAATTCAGCTACAGACCTGTGTCTCTGGCGGCGGCAGACCGATCAGTTGCCATGCGCCGGGCGCTTGAAGCCTATCTGGCAACATTGTCTGGCGGGCCGCCTGATGATCAGTCGCTTGGGACACTGGTCGATGCGGCGCTTTACTGAGCTTTCTTCGTCGCCCGGGGCGTCTTGCCGGATCCCCCGGTTTCTCCCCAGCGCCTGAGATTGCCGGCATCAAGGTCGAACAGGTCCAGAACGCGGCCAACGGAATGGTTGACCAGATCATCAATGCTGTCCGGACGGGCGTAAAAGGCGGGGACCGGTGGTGCAATGATTGCCCCCATGTCGGACAGGGACAGCATATTCCGCAGATGACCGCTATGCAGCGGGGTTTCCCGCACCATGAGAACCAGCCGGCGGCGTTCCTTCAGGGTGACATCCGCAGCCCGTGTCAGCAGGTTGGCGGTTACCCCGGTGGCGATTTCCGACATCGAGCGAATCGAGCAGGGGGCAACGATCATCCCGAGCGTCCGGAATGAGCCGGAGGAGGGCGCCGCACCGATATCCTCCATCGGATAGTTATAATCTGCGAGCGCGCGAACAGCGGCGACTTTCATGTCCATTTCATATGCCAGCGTAATTTCTGCTGACTTGCTCATCACCAGATGGCTCTCAATCCCGAGCTTTCGGAGCATTTCCAGCATCCGCACCCCATAGATGACGCCGGACGCGCCACTGATTCCGACGATCATTCTGTTTTTTGCTGACACTTTTTTGAACCTTTTCTGACAGGAAGGGGTAGCGGGGCCATGCTAACCTTCCTAGTATATTGTTGTTAGGTTTTTGATTCACAATCACAGAAGGAGGCGCTTATGGCCGAAGCTGGACGTATTCAATCACTGGAGCGAAAACATGTGGAACTGGAACATGCGATTGAGGTTGAAGAACACCGCCCCCTTCCGGATCAGTCCGCAATAGCGGCACTGAAAAAACAGAAGCTGCATCTGAAGGATGAACTGAAGCAACTGAAACACTGACGATATCAACCGGCACGCTGCCGGTTTTTTTGTCTCCGGAGCGGCCGGCGCTATGCAGCGTCGGCCGTTTTCCTGAGGACATACTTCTGTACCTTGCCGGTAGAGGTTTTCGGCAGCGGGCCAAATATCACCGTTTTCGGTGCCTTGTAATGGGCCATGTTCTCGCGGCAATAGGCGATGATTTCTTCTGCTGTGACATTGCCTGCTGATTTTTTCAGTTCGATGAAGGCACAGGGGGTCTCGCCCCACTTATCATCCTGTTTGGCGACAACAGCGGCTTCCAGTACTGCGGGATGCCGGTAGAGCACGCTTTCCACCTCGATGGAGGAAATATTCTCGCCACCGGAAATGATGATGTCCTTCGACCGGTCCTTGAGTTCGATATACCCATCCGGATGCATG encodes:
- a CDS encoding DUF465 domain-containing protein → MSEKPANDEETLAVRLAELQSEHRDLDDVIRRIERDGPADRLQMQRLKKRKLHLKDQISWIEKQLLPDIIA
- a CDS encoding TIGR02444 family protein, which encodes MDNPFWDFSLRVYGQAEVPAACLRIQAAFGADVNILLYLCWLAARGIAVSDTDIEAVVTASGRWHREVVIPLRQIRTKLKSDSLGAEATEAESFRSSVKRLELTAEQHEQDLLYGLEFSYRPVSLAAADRSVAMRRALEAYLATLSGGPPDDQSLGTLVDAALY
- a CDS encoding DUF465 domain-containing protein, giving the protein MAEAGRIQSLERKHVELEHAIEVEEHRPLPDQSAIAALKKQKLHLKDELKQLKH
- a CDS encoding UbiX family flavin prenyltransferase, giving the protein MIVGISGASGVIYGVRMLEMLRKLGIESHLVMSKSAEITLAYEMDMKVAAVRALADYNYPMEDIGAAPSSGSFRTLGMIVAPCSIRSMSEIATGVTANLLTRAADVTLKERRRLVLMVRETPLHSGHLRNMLSLSDMGAIIAPPVPAFYARPDSIDDLVNHSVGRVLDLFDLDAGNLRRWGETGGSGKTPRATKKAQ
- a CDS encoding diguanylate cyclase, with the protein product MADMTSSDGPLPVPGIGQAAGHGGGRQGASEGTDSYGRNVVAEERRQRSMADFRDFISMLDVPAEELTPAVRDAFQKIFAELMQREEKVDELTGRVNWLNTLTDAHPFLPVMNRRSFIGKLSRVLDVVRQSGGSNSLLYIDVTGVEQVRREFGHVAEEGVLKQVSEILMEPLTPADIIGNLGGYAFGLVIFGSGQTGADAYLSRVKEMMAATQFQFEGHNLSLNINVGTTIITASDSPESVLDAADKNRRSGDNVRE